From the genome of Pseudomonas hamedanensis:
CTGATCGGCGCGATCATGGCCGAGTCGCGGCAACTGCTGAAGATCGAACGGCTGGTCGAGCCGGTTCGCGACCTGTTCAGTGCGATTTTCTTTGTCGCAATCGGCCTGATGCTCGACCCGCTGATCCTCATCGAATATGCCTGGCCGATCGCGGTAATCACCGTGGCTGTGGTGCTCGGCAAGATGTTGTCCTGCGGCCTCGGCGCGTTTATCGCCGGCAACGACGGACGAACCTCATTGCGGGTTGGCATGGGTCTGTCCCAAATCGGCGAGTTCTCCTTCATCATCGCCGCGCTGGGCATGACTTTGCAGGTCACCAGCAACTTCCTTTATCCGGTCGCCGTGGCCGTGTCGGTGATCACCACGCTGCTGACGCCATACCTGATCCGCGCGGCGGATCCGCTGTCGATCAAGCTGTCTGCCGTCGTGCCCAGGCGTCTTGGCCGCGTGCTGGGCATGTACGGCGAATGGTTGCGCAGCATTCAGCCGCAAGGCGAGGGCGCGATGCTGGCGTCGATGATCCGGCGGATTCTTTTGCAGGTCGGGGTGAATCTGGCGCTGGTGATTGCGATCTTCTTTGCCGGCGCGTATTTCGCCGAGCGCATGTCGCTGTGGCTGCAAGACTGGATTGGCGACCCGAGCTGGCAGAAGGCATTGATCTGGGGCGGGGCGCTGCTGGTGTCGCTGCCGTTCCTGATAGCTGCGTACCGTAAGCTCAAGGCGCTGTCGATGCTATTGGCGGAGATGGGCGTCAAGCCGGAAATGGCCGGGCGTCACACGCAGCGAGTGCGCCGGGTGATCGCCGAAGTGATTCCGATCCTCTCGCTGCTGGTGATTTTCCTGCTGTTGGCAGCCTTGTCGGCCAGTATCCTGCCGACCAACAAGTTGCTGGTGCTGATTGCCGTGGTCGCGGCCGCCGTGGCGGCGCTGCTTTGGCGCTGGTTCATCCGTGTGCATACGCGGATGCAGGTGGCCTTGCTGGAAACCCTCGACAACCACAAGGAGTCGTCGGGGCATTGACCACTCGGGGCGTCAGGCGAATCAGCTTTCCAGCCAGACGTCCCGCGCCCAGTGCCAGACCGATTCCCAGGTCTCTTCGGCAATCAGCTCTTCCTCGGCCTGCCACAACACCACAGTGCCGTCTTCTTCGACACAGTAGTAATCGTCGCCGTCCTGGCAGATAGGGATCAGGCTGCGATCGACACCGGCATCCCAGGCATTGGCGGCGACGTCCGGCAGGTAAGTGTGTGATTGCGGGTCGGTGACCGTCACCGGTTCCAGGCTGCCGTACACCACATCGCTGACCGTCAGCAAAAACTCCCTGAAGACAAACGGGATATCGATGAACAGTTGTTCTTCGATTTCCACCAGCAGGTCTTCGTCAGGCAACTCCAGCGGAACCGGCACGGGTTCGTTGGCTTCGCGCAGTTGTTCGATGATTTCTTCCACGTCCGGGATCCTCTTGCTGAATGGCGCGGTTCATATGGGCCGGTTTATACAGTAGCTCGCTATAGATGCAACCGTGAAATGAAAAACCCCGGCCTGGGCCGGGGTCTGTTACCACAAGTGAAGCGCAGGAAGGGATCAGCCGTTCTGGCGGATACCGGCCACCAGCCAAGGCTGGTTCTCGCCCTGCGGACGCTCCATGTTCCAGCTCTCGCTGAACACTTCGCCCTGGTCGAAACGCGAAGTTTTCGAAACGCCGGTGAAGGTCAGGGTGGCGATGGTCTTGTCGGCACGATCGTCGACGCCGTCCAGTTGCACCTGCAGGTTGTCGATGTAAGTCGACTGGAAGCCCTCGCCCAGGTCCGCACGCTCACGCTTGAGGAAGTCGAGCATTTGCGGGGTCACGAACTCGGCGATCTTGTCCATTTCGTTGGCGTCCCAGTGCTGCTGCAGCGACTGGAAGTGGCTACGCGCGGCTTCAAGGAAGTTCTGCTCGTTGAACCAAGCCGGTGCGTTGATCACTGGGCGGGCGGCGGCAGGCGCGGCCGAACCACCGAAGATCGAACCCATGGCAGCAGGCTTTTGCTCGAAGGCTTCACGCTGCATCGGCGCGCCGGCCGGAGCGAATTGCTCCTGCTGCTTGCGACGACGGGCGGCGATGAAGCGGAAGATCACGAACGCGATCAGGGCCATGATCAGAATGTCGAAGATCTGCATGCCCTGGAAACCGCCGCCCATGAACATCGAGGCAAGCAGGCCACCGGCAGCGATACCGGCCAGCGGGCCGAGCCATTTCGAGGCACCGCCGGCCTTGGCCGCAGTGCCCGCCGCACCGGCAGCACCCGCGGTTGCGGCAGCGCCGCCGACGCCTGGAGAAGAAGGAGCCATCTGGCTGGTCTGGTGCGTCGGCGCAGCGCCGGCGCTTTTGCCACCACCAAAGCGCTTGGCGTTGGCGTCGAGGCTCATCGTCAGGCCGATGCACAACGCCATGGCGATGCTAAGAAAACGTTTCATAAAAGGTATTCCCGTTTTGTGGAGACTCGCGCGTCATGTTGCACAGCTGAAGTGTTACTGGCTAGCGAGAGAGTGTTTCGGGCTTTTGCCTGACAGGTTGCGTTCAGCTTGGCGAGGCAATCGGCCGATGTACTTTTGGCTGTAGGAAAAGACGATTGGTTCAGAAAGATAACGCCTCCTGTAGGAGTGAGCCTGCTCGCGATGAGGGTGTGTCAGTCAATACATTGATAATAGACAGGCCGCTATCGCGAGCAGGCTCACTCCTACAGAAAAGCAATCGAGTTGGGCTTTAGATGGCTTCCAGCTTGGCGTAGCCGAGCATCAGCCACTTGCTGCCTTCACTGAAGTTGACCTGCACCCGCGCCTGGGCACCGGAGCCTTCGAAGTTGAGGATCACGCCATCGCCGAAGATCGAGTGGCGCACGGTCTGACCGAGGCTGAAGCCGGTTTCCGGGATCTCGCTGCCACTGAACAGGTTGCTGCCGCTCATCGACTGGTTGCCGCCGAACGGGCGGCTGACACTGTTCGACAAGCGAACTTCCTGAATCAGGCCTTTCGGCACTTCACGGACGAAACGCGAGACCTTGTTGTAGGTTTCACTGCCGTACAAACGGCGGGTCTCCGCATAGGTCATGACCAGGTTCTGCATGGCCCGGGTGATGCCCACGTAGGCCAGACGCCGCTCTTCTTCAAGGCGACCCGGTTCTTCCAGGCTCATCTTGTGCGGGAACAGACCTTCTTCCATGCCCACCAGGAACACGTAAGGGAACTCCAGACCTTTGGCGCTGTGCAGGGTCATCAGTTGAACGCTGTCTTCGTGTTCGTCGGCCTGGGTGTCGCCGGCCTCCAGCGAAGCGTGGCCGAGGAACGCGGCCAGCGGTGTCAGCTCTTCATCTTCTTCGGTGTTCTCGAAGTTGCGCGCGGCGCTGACCAGTTCCTCAAGGTTTTCCACCCGGGCCTGACCTTTCTCGCCTTTTTCCGCTTCGTGGTAGGCGATCAGGCCGGATTGCTCGATAACGGTCTGGGTCATCAGGTGCAGCGGCATCTCGGCACACTTGGCGGCGAGGTTTTCGATCAGCTCGATAAAGGCACCGAGGGCGCCTGCCGCGCGTCCGGTCAGGCCTTTATTGGCGACCAGTTGGCGCATCGCTTCCCACATCGACACGTCGCTGTGGCGCGCATGTTCGCGGATCGCTTCGACGGTTTTCTCGCCGATGCCACGGGCCGGCACGTTGATTACCCGCTCCAGCGCCGCATCGTTGCCGCGACCTTCGAGCAGGCGCAGGTAGGCCATGGCGTTTTTGATTTCCGCCCGTTCGAAGAAGCGCTGACCACCATAGATGCGGTACGGAATACGCTCGCGCAGCAGGGCTTCTTCGAGAACGCGTGATTGGGCGTTGGAGCGGTACAGAATCGCAATGTCGCTACGGGCCAGACCGGTTTTCAGCGCGCTTTCGATGGTTTCGACCACGTAGCGCGCTTCGTCGTGTTCGTTGAACGCGGCGTACAGGTTGATCGCTTCGCCATCGCCGCCGTCGGTCCACAACTCTTTGCCCAGGCGCCCGGTGTTGTTGGCGATCAGGGCGTTGGCGGCTTTGAGGATCCCGGCGGTGGAGCGGTAATTCTGCTCCAGGCGAATGGTCTCGGAGTCCGGGAAGTCAGACGAATACTGATGGATGTTTTCGATCTTCGCGCCGCGCCAGCCGTAAATCGACTGATCGTCGTCGCCGACCACCATCAGGCTGTCGCCGCCCTTGCCGAGCAGGCGCAACCAGGCGTACTGCACGGCGTTGGTGTCCTGGAACTCGTCGACCAGAATATGCCGGAAGCGCTTCTGATAATGCGCGAGCAGGCCGGGGTGGTCACGCCACAGGTCGAGGGCGCGCAGCAGCAGTTCGGAGAAGTCGATCACGCCGGCACGCAGGCACGCTGCCTCGTAGGCTTCGTAAATGCCGCGCATGGTCGCCAGGTACAAGTCGCCGCTGGCCTGAATGTGTTGTGGACGCAGACCTTCGTCTTTCTGTCCGTTGATGAACCACTGGGCCTGACGGGCCGGCCAGCGCTGCTCGTCCAGGCCCAGCTCGCGGATCACCCGCTTGACCAGGCGTTGCTGGTCGTCGCTGTCGAGAATCTGGAAGGTCTGGCTCAGGCCCGCTTCCTGCCAGTGCGCCCGCAGCAGGCGGTGCGCGAGGCCGTGGAAGGTGCCGACCCACATGCCGGCCGGGTTGATGCCCAGCAACTGCTCGATGCGGTGACGCATCTCGGCAGCGGCCTTGTTGGTGAAGGTCACCGACAGAATGGAGTGAGGCGAGGCGTTTTCGACCTGGATCAACCAGGCGATACGGTGCACCAGCACTCGGGTTTTACCGGAACCGGCACCGGCCAGGACCAACTGACGGCCAACGGGGGCCGCTACGGCCTGGCGTTGGGCATCGTTGAGGGAGTTCAGCAGAAGGGAGAGATCATCGCGCATCGGGGCATTCTAGGGTGCGCCGCAGGCCCGGGCAAACCGAGCTTTGCATTAGCCGATGAAAGCGCCGTCGAGGACGACCGGTCGGTCACTGGCTGCAGGCTTCGGCCCGTCTCGCTTGAGGGGGTGAAGCGGCGTCCGGGCAGCGGGAAATTTCGCGCAAATTCTGATCTGCAGCAGTTTGGCAACGGGATCGCCTTGTGTATGCTCCGTCCACGTTTCGGGCGCAGGCCCTTCCTTATAAGAATAAGAACGTTGCCCATGACCCTCAGCGCCGAACTGTCGGGCCCCTTCGTGGAACCCCGGGTGATCCGCAAGCACTATGCCGTCGAAATGGCGGTGGAGCGTACGCGACTGCTGTATCAGGGCTCGCTGCTGCCCACGCTGTTCATGTTGATCAATGGTCTGATCTGCGCCGCTTTGCTCTGGAGCCCGCAGCGCTACTTCGTGGTCAGTGTCTGGCTGGTGTGGTTGCTGTCGCTCGTCGCATTGCGGGTGATACAGGTGGCCGCGTTCGATTCGGCGATCCCCGAGCGCCAGGCCCAGCCAATCTGGTTTCGCATGTTCCTGCTCGGCTCGACCTTGACTGGCCTGACCCTGGCCGGTGCCGGCATCGCCTTGGTGCCTGCGGACAATTTTATCCAGCAAGCCTGGGTTTTCGGCCTGATTGGCGCGGCGACCCTGTCGGCCAGCGTGGCCTATGCGGTGAGCCTGCCGGCATTCCTGTCGTTTACCTTGCCGTGCCTGCTGCCGGCGATCGGCTATCTGTTCTGGGGCGGCGACGATCAGGCGCGTGGCTGGGGCTGGCTCGGCTTGATTCTGCTCGGCTCGCTGAGTGTGGTGGCGTGGCAGGTCAATCGACTGATCGATCGCGGATTGCTGCGGCGTTTCCAGAATCAACACCTGATCGAGCATTTGCAGCAAGCGCAGACGCGCAGCGAACAGCTCAACCAGGAATTGGGCAAGGAGATCGAACAGCGCCGTTGTGCAGAAGCGCAGTTGCGTAAAGCGCAGGTCGATCTCGAAGACCGCGTGGCCCAGCGCAGCCGTGAACTCGATGCCGCCAATCAGGCCTTGAGCAAAAGCGAAACGCGGCTGGCACTGGCACTCAAGGCCAGCGAACTCGGGCTGTGGGACTGGAACCTGCAAACCGATGAAGTCCATCACACGCAGATTCAGGAACTGTTCGGCCTTGCCCCGGAATACGTCACGGCGCTGCTGCGCGACCTCAAACCGCGACTGCACCCCGAAGACGTGCCGTCACTCAAGTTCGCGCTGGTCGAACATCTGAAGGGGCGCACGGAGGACTATCAAGTCGAATACCGCCTGCGCCATGGCGACGGCCACTGGGTGTGGATCGAGGACCGCGGTCGTGCCGTGGAGCGCAGCGACAGCGGTCGGGTGATCCGCATGGTCGGTACCCGTCGCGATATCAGCGCCAGCAAAAGCCTGGAAGAGCAGCAGCGGCTGGCAGCCACGGTATTCGAAGCAGCCAGCGAAGGCATCGTGATTCTGGACCCGAATTACGCGCTGATTGCGATCAATCAGGCCTTCAGCCGCGTCACCGGCTATGAAATCGACGACATGCTCGGGCGCAACGTCGTCGAGCTGCCGTGCAGTCGCGATGCCCGTCGTCACTACGTCGCGATCCGCCACGCGCTGGAGCAGCACGGCACTTGGCAGGGCGAACTGGTGGAAACGCGCAAGAACGGTGAGTTGTATCCCCAATGGCTGCAACTCAATGCCGTGCGCGGCAGCCGAGGCAATGTCAGCCATATCGTCGGCTTTTTCGCTGATCTCTCGGCTCGGCGCGAGTCCGAAGAGCGGATGCGCTACCTGACCCACTACGACGAACTCACCGGCCTTGCCAACCGTTCGCTGTTCCGCGAGCGCCTGCACGAAGCCCATCAGCGGGTTCGGCAGGGCG
Proteins encoded in this window:
- a CDS encoding SMI1/KNR4 family protein — protein: MEEIIEQLREANEPVPVPLELPDEDLLVEIEEQLFIDIPFVFREFLLTVSDVVYGSLEPVTVTDPQSHTYLPDVAANAWDAGVDRSLIPICQDGDDYYCVEEDGTVVLWQAEEELIAEETWESVWHWARDVWLES
- a CDS encoding putative bifunctional diguanylate cyclase/phosphodiesterase, with the protein product MTLSAELSGPFVEPRVIRKHYAVEMAVERTRLLYQGSLLPTLFMLINGLICAALLWSPQRYFVVSVWLVWLLSLVALRVIQVAAFDSAIPERQAQPIWFRMFLLGSTLTGLTLAGAGIALVPADNFIQQAWVFGLIGAATLSASVAYAVSLPAFLSFTLPCLLPAIGYLFWGGDDQARGWGWLGLILLGSLSVVAWQVNRLIDRGLLRRFQNQHLIEHLQQAQTRSEQLNQELGKEIEQRRCAEAQLRKAQVDLEDRVAQRSRELDAANQALSKSETRLALALKASELGLWDWNLQTDEVHHTQIQELFGLAPEYVTALLRDLKPRLHPEDVPSLKFALVEHLKGRTEDYQVEYRLRHGDGHWVWIEDRGRAVERSDSGRVIRMVGTRRDISASKSLEEQQRLAATVFEAASEGIVILDPNYALIAINQAFSRVTGYEIDDMLGRNVVELPCSRDARRHYVAIRHALEQHGTWQGELVETRKNGELYPQWLQLNAVRGSRGNVSHIVGFFADLSARRESEERMRYLTHYDELTGLANRSLFRERLHEAHQRVRQGGRRSLALLHINLDRFKLLNDSLGHEIADQLLQKMARRLVNALPEADTIARLSGDEFAVLFDAYGNLSSLARVATRLSAKLRLPLSVDGHELVVSASMGISLLPDNAREIAALVSQSNMAMQHAKHLGGNNFQFYTDSLQASTLERLQLENQLRKAIEDRHLKVFYQPKLCLATGRMNAAEALVRWDHPTLGQVPPGDFIGLAEETGLIGPIGEFVLRQACWQACQWQREGLAPIRVSVNLSVHQLRQGKLVSLVRQVLEETGLAPHYLELELTESHLLDSVEHIIATFRQLRELGVKLAIDDFGTGYSSLSYLKRIPVDYVKIDQAFIRGLGEGSEDAAITRAIIAMAHGLSLKVVAEGVEREDQLAFLRAEGCDEVQGYLISRPVEAAGLAGILREQLNPF
- a CDS encoding Tim44 domain-containing protein, with the protein product MKRFLSIAMALCIGLTMSLDANAKRFGGGKSAGAAPTHQTSQMAPSSPGVGGAAATAGAAGAAGTAAKAGGASKWLGPLAGIAAGGLLASMFMGGGFQGMQIFDILIMALIAFVIFRFIAARRRKQQEQFAPAGAPMQREAFEQKPAAMGSIFGGSAAPAAARPVINAPAWFNEQNFLEAARSHFQSLQQHWDANEMDKIAEFVTPQMLDFLKRERADLGEGFQSTYIDNLQVQLDGVDDRADKTIATLTFTGVSKTSRFDQGEVFSESWNMERPQGENQPWLVAGIRQNG
- the uvrD gene encoding DNA helicase II codes for the protein MRDDLSLLLNSLNDAQRQAVAAPVGRQLVLAGAGSGKTRVLVHRIAWLIQVENASPHSILSVTFTNKAAAEMRHRIEQLLGINPAGMWVGTFHGLAHRLLRAHWQEAGLSQTFQILDSDDQQRLVKRVIRELGLDEQRWPARQAQWFINGQKDEGLRPQHIQASGDLYLATMRGIYEAYEAACLRAGVIDFSELLLRALDLWRDHPGLLAHYQKRFRHILVDEFQDTNAVQYAWLRLLGKGGDSLMVVGDDDQSIYGWRGAKIENIHQYSSDFPDSETIRLEQNYRSTAGILKAANALIANNTGRLGKELWTDGGDGEAINLYAAFNEHDEARYVVETIESALKTGLARSDIAILYRSNAQSRVLEEALLRERIPYRIYGGQRFFERAEIKNAMAYLRLLEGRGNDAALERVINVPARGIGEKTVEAIREHARHSDVSMWEAMRQLVANKGLTGRAAGALGAFIELIENLAAKCAEMPLHLMTQTVIEQSGLIAYHEAEKGEKGQARVENLEELVSAARNFENTEEDEELTPLAAFLGHASLEAGDTQADEHEDSVQLMTLHSAKGLEFPYVFLVGMEEGLFPHKMSLEEPGRLEEERRLAYVGITRAMQNLVMTYAETRRLYGSETYNKVSRFVREVPKGLIQEVRLSNSVSRPFGGNQSMSGSNLFSGSEIPETGFSLGQTVRHSIFGDGVILNFEGSGAQARVQVNFSEGSKWLMLGYAKLEAI
- a CDS encoding cation:proton antiporter, which translates into the protein MHAISFIQDLAVIMLVAGVVTVLFHRFKQPVVLGYIVAGFIIGPHTPPFGLIHDEETIKTLAELGVIFLMFCLGLEFSLRKLFKVGATAFIAAFLEIILMIWIGYEIGRWFDWNTMDSLFLGAILAISSTTIIVKALNDLKMKNERFAQLIFGVLIVEDILGIGIIALLSSIAVSGTVSSGEVFSTVGKLSLFMIVALVIGILLVPRLLAYVAKFDSNEMLLITVLGLCFGFCLLVVKLEYSMVLGAFLIGAIMAESRQLLKIERLVEPVRDLFSAIFFVAIGLMLDPLILIEYAWPIAVITVAVVLGKMLSCGLGAFIAGNDGRTSLRVGMGLSQIGEFSFIIAALGMTLQVTSNFLYPVAVAVSVITTLLTPYLIRAADPLSIKLSAVVPRRLGRVLGMYGEWLRSIQPQGEGAMLASMIRRILLQVGVNLALVIAIFFAGAYFAERMSLWLQDWIGDPSWQKALIWGGALLVSLPFLIAAYRKLKALSMLLAEMGVKPEMAGRHTQRVRRVIAEVIPILSLLVIFLLLAALSASILPTNKLLVLIAVVAAAVAALLWRWFIRVHTRMQVALLETLDNHKESSGH